CGGCGCGGGGCGAGTTCGAGCATGGTGTCATCGAGTACGCCGTACCCGTGCGGGACGCCGACGGACGCATCCGGGCCGCGCTGTCGGTCGTGGGCAGACAGCACGACCTGCTGCCGCACGAGCGCACGATCGAAGCGGATCTCGCCACGGCCGCCGCCACGCTGGCGGGCGCCCTCGACGGCGGGGCGCGGTAGGGACAGGACGGCGAACGGGGCCTACGCGAAGACGGACACCACCCGGCCGCACCGGGTGCTCTCCCGCCTTCAGGTCCAGGACGTCACCCAGGCAGACAGCCTCACCGCGGTGCAGCTGCTGAGCGACGCCGGTGGTCTGCACGGACACAAGTACGCCATCGATGCTCTCGTCGCCGCGATGGCGCTCCGCGTCCCGGCGCCCGTCCTGGTGTTGGCCTCGGACCGCGATGACTGGTCGAACCTGTGCGGCGACCGCGTACAGATCTTCGACATCTAAAGATCAGGACTGGGTGACATGCTCAGCCATCAGGCCGGCGCCGAGCTGCCCGCCCACGCCGGCATCGCGGCGGGACAGCAGCACAGGGCCGGCGACACTGCGGCCATTTCACGCGGGGCAATGCGTCTCGACATTTCTGGGGTGCATCTCCCGGCAGAGCACCCGTGTGAAGGCGTGGCGTTCGCTGCGAGGTGGTTTCCGGGCGCATTCAACGGATGAAGCCGCACCCGCCCGCCTGTCGCATCGGGAGATCACTGCCCGAGAGCCAGCACGGGAAAAAGATCAAGGGCCCGACCCTCATGAGCCGGACCCTTTCCGACCTGGATGTTTACCCAGATCAGCGAAGTGGTGCTAAGTCACCGGCTAGACATTGAACCGGAACTCCACCACGTCCCCGTCCTGCATGACGTAGTCCTTGCCCTCCATGCGGGCCTTGCCCTTGGCGCGGGCCTCGGCGACCGAGCCGGTCTCCACCAGGTCGGCGAAGGAGATGACCTCCGCCTTGATGAAGCCCTTCTGGAAGTCGGTGTGGATGACGCCGGCGGCCTCGGGAGCGGTGGCGCCCTTCTTGATCGTCCAGGCGCGGGACTCCTTGGGGCCTGCCGTGAGGTACGTCTGGAGGCCGAGGGTGTTGAAGCCGACGCGGGCGAGGGTGGCGAGGCCGGGCTCCTCGGCGCCGACCGACTCCAGCAGCTCCATCGCGTCGTCCTCGTCCAGTTCGGCGAGGTCCTGCTCCAGCTTGGCGTTGAGGAAGATCGCCTCGCCCGGGGCGACCAGGGCGCGCTGCTCGGCCTTGAAGTCCTCGTCGACCAGCTCGTCCTCGTCGACGTTGAAGACGTACAGGAAGGGCTTCGTGGTGAGCAGGTGCAGGTCGTGCAGGAGCTCCTCGTTGCCGGAGCCCTGGGCGATGCCCGCGGAGAACAGGGTGTCGCCCTTCTCCAGGATCTCCTTCGCCGACTCGACCGCCGCGACCTTCGCCGCCACTTCCTTCTTGATCCGCGACTCCTTCTGGAGGCGCGGGAGAACCTTCTCGATCGTCTGGAGGTCCGCGAGGATCAGCTCGGTGTTGATCGTCTCGATGTCGTCCTTGGGCGAGACCTTGCCGTCCACATGGACGACGTTCTCGTCCTTGAAAGCGCGGATGACCTGGCAGATCGCGTCGGACTCGCGGATGTTCGCCAGGAACTTGTTGCCCAGGCCCTCACCCTCGCTCGCGCCGCGCACGATGCCCGCGATGTCGACGAAGTCGACGGTCGCCGGGAGGATCCGCTGCGAGGAGAAGATCTCGGCCAGCTTCGTGAGGCGGGCGTCCGGGACGCCGACCACGCCGACGTTCGGCTCGATCGTGGCGAACGGGTAGTTGGCCGCCAGCACGTCGTTCTTGGTCAGGGCGTTGAACAGGGTCGACTTGCCGACATTCGGCAGACCGACGATTCCGATCGTGAGCGACACGTTGCGACTTCCCGTGGTGAGAGGGCCGGAGGGCCAGTTCCCGAAGTGAGAGGGCCAGGGGCCAGAGAGCTGACCGGTCCACCAGTTTACGGCGTGCCCGGCGCCGACCCGGCGGACCTGTCGAACGCATGGCCAAGCTCCCGCTCACGGCGTGTCCGACACCCGATTCGGCACATAAAACGACCTAAGTTGGTCCTGTGGAGCAACACAGGACGCGCCCCCCGGCCCGAGGCCCCCGCCGCGACGCCCCGCCCCTGCCACCGCTGCCCCCGCAGGCGGACCGGGAGGCGAGCCGCGGGCGGTCGCACCCGGCGGGCGGGGACGCCGGGGCGGCCCGCGGGGATGCCCGGTCCGCGGCCCCCCGCTCCGGCGGGGACCGGCCCTCCCCCGCCGGGCGACGGCCCGCGCCGGCCCTGGCGCGGACGGCGGGAACGGCACGCACCGCGGAGGCGGCGCGCCGCATGCCGAACCCCCGGCTCACCGGGCTGGGCGGCGGACTGTTCAGCGGAGCGCTCATGTTCGCGGTCGGGTGCCTGGACCAGCTGCTGTTCGGCGCCTCGCTGACGGTGTACAGCGTGCTGTTCCTGCCGGTGTGCCTGCTGACCGCCCTGTGGGTGCGCGGAAGCGACCTGCTGTCCGCGCCGGTGGTCGCGCCGATCGCCTTCGCCGTCGGGCTCCTGCCCGTGGCCGAGGGCGGGAACGGCATCGGGGCGCGGCTGATGGGGCTGGTGACCGCGCTGGCCACACAGGTCGGCTGGCTGTACGGCGGGACCCTCGTCGCGGGGGCGGCCATCCTGGCCCGCGGACTGCGCCGGGCGGCGGCCCGCCGTCGGACGGCGCACCGCCACTTGCCGCCGGCCGCCTCCCGCCCCCGGGCGGCCGCCGCCCGC
This Streptomyces sp. NBC_00377 DNA region includes the following protein-coding sequences:
- the ychF gene encoding redox-regulated ATPase YchF, with the protein product MSLTIGIVGLPNVGKSTLFNALTKNDVLAANYPFATIEPNVGVVGVPDARLTKLAEIFSSQRILPATVDFVDIAGIVRGASEGEGLGNKFLANIRESDAICQVIRAFKDENVVHVDGKVSPKDDIETINTELILADLQTIEKVLPRLQKESRIKKEVAAKVAAVESAKEILEKGDTLFSAGIAQGSGNEELLHDLHLLTTKPFLYVFNVDEDELVDEDFKAEQRALVAPGEAIFLNAKLEQDLAELDEDDAMELLESVGAEEPGLATLARVGFNTLGLQTYLTAGPKESRAWTIKKGATAPEAAGVIHTDFQKGFIKAEVISFADLVETGSVAEARAKGKARMEGKDYVMQDGDVVEFRFNV
- a CDS encoding DUF6542 domain-containing protein, whose amino-acid sequence is MPNPRLTGLGGGLFSGALMFAVGCLDQLLFGASLTVYSVLFLPVCLLTALWVRGSDLLSAPVVAPIAFAVGLLPVAEGGNGIGARLMGLVTALATQVGWLYGGTLVAGAAILARGLRRAAARRRTAHRHLPPAASRPRAAAARRPQG